Part of the Triticum aestivum cultivar Chinese Spring chromosome 4D, IWGSC CS RefSeq v2.1, whole genome shotgun sequence genome is shown below.
AATTTGGGGTGAAAAAATACATCAAAATGTACCATTACTTTACATATTATACAACCGACACGAGTTATGGAATATATTATGGTAAAGCATCCACCAAAGGAAGTAGCTGGCACCACAAAATCAGTCATACCTTAGTACAATTATTGCACAACGAACATACGCTTCTTACAACAGAATTCTTTACCATATCTTTTACTCCATTCACAAAACCTACCTAAAAGAGTCCATAGATAAAGCAGTTGAGCCTACTTATACCTACACGCCACTTCATCAAATCACATATTTGTTCGACAAAAGCACAAGATAAACGAGCGACCATGACAACTAAGATGCATGCAANNNNNNNNNNNNNNNNNNNNNNNNNNNNNNNNNNNNNNNNNNNNNNNNNNNNNNNNNNNNNNNNNNNNNNNNNNNNNNNNNNNNNNNNNNNNNNNNNNNNNNNNNNNNNNNNNNNNNNNNNNNNNNNNNNNNNNNNNNNNNNNNNNNNNNNNNNNNNNNNNNNNNNNNNNNNNNNNNNNNNNNNNNNNNNNNNNNNNNNNNNNNNNNNNNNNNNNNNNNNNNNNNNNNNNNNNNNNNNNCAGGCGAGTCGGTTGCTCGCTCCTCCCTTCTCTCGCTCCCTCCTTTCCCTGGCTTGATCGCCTCATTGTGCAGCGTTCAAAACAATGACTAGTTGACAATGAAAAACAAATATGGATCCAAATACAttacaaatttgaaaacatttcatgaatttgaaaaggccCATGAGTTCAAAAAAGATCACAGATTGAAAAACGTACATGGATTTGAAAAGTTCACGGATTTCAAGAAAactgaaaaagttcatgaatttttaagaAGTTCATTGATTTGGGAAAACAATTCATTGATTGTGAAAAAAAGTtaatcaaaatttgaaaaaaaattcactaACGTCcaaaaagttcatctatttgaaACAAGTCCAgcggatttgaaaaagttcatcaaatttgaaaaaaagtacctcaaattttgaaaacaaaaagtttatcgaatttgaaaaatagttcaacGGATTCAAAAataattcatcaattttgaaaacaaaTCATGAATCTGAGaaaagttcacgaattcaaaaaggTTCATACTTCAAGACCTCgagaaaagttcacaaaattgaaaaaaggaagaaaaagaaaacaagccaaaaaacaataaaaatgaaaaaacaaaCAAACATGCTCATGTTCATTATTTGAAGATGCATAAAGGAAGCTATCTAGCACAAAGGAAATGTTGTCTCAGGTGCTTATGCACCTTTTTATGAAAGGTTTTACCCAAAAAGGAATCAATGAAATGGGCGCCTTATTAGAGGTTTtacccaaaaaggaaaaaaaagagtNNNNNNNNNNNNNNNNNNNNNNNNNNNNNNNNNNNNNNNNNNNNNNNNNNNNNNNNNNNNNNNNNNNNNNNNNNNNNNNNNNNNNNNNNNNNNNNNNNNNNNNNNNNNNNNNNNNNNNNNNNNNNNNNNNNNNNNNNNNNNNNNNNNNNNNNNNNNNNNNNNNNNNNNNNNNNNNNNNNCTCTCTTTGCGCTATGCAACCGTCCAAAGGCCATAGTAGTAGAGCAGCGCTAGCGATGCGTGACGCTGATATCGCTCTATTATGCAGTGAACGCCAAATCGCTGTGAAGCCCTAGATTCTGGCATGCGCTGCCGCATCGATGGTGTACTAGTTCGTCATTGTCCTCGACAGGTTCGTGCAGTTCTTCCACAGcgaccctttcctttcttcctgatTTCCCCCTTGTCCACCCATCCCTAATTCCTACTACCTCTGCGATCCAATCTGTTATGTGTTGGATGGAAaccacatctcttttgctctcatGACTCATGGGCATGATGCTGATAATGAAATTTCAGGAAAGAAACATGTAGAGAAGCAGCAAAATCAAAGATAGGATGAGCAGGAAGCAGCAATatttttttttctttaatttcattcAGGAAGGTCACAACTTGAGCTGGGTAGATGGACATTTGACCCTATTGTGTAGTTCTGGAGAATTTGTAACAGTGTAAGGTATCATTGGATCTTTTCCTTGGTACAGAATAATGAATTACACTTGTCGGTTGGTAAGCAATCAAATCTTGACCattgtttttttagaaaaaatttAGCCAGGCTCCGAGATCCAACATGCATGTCCGTGCTTCCATTCGACTCTGGAATTTTCCATTGCCGGCCACCATGACGAAGTGATTATACAAGGTATGTTTCTATTTTATATGAACATGCTTTAACTGCACGTTATATAAGCGTTAATTGTAATATTTCATGTATACATATCGGACGCTATGTCGCACGAAATCCAAGGTAGTTTTTCATGCACTTCCTACCTTTCTCATTTTAGGTTCTCCTCGTTCATGAGATAAGGGTTGGCTATCATGACATCGAAAACATTGTGGGGTCTAACCTTCGTGGCTTGAAAAAGCACCCATAGTCTGATTAGGCAAGTTTCAAGATTATAGAACCTGAACAGGTAGTAGATATATTTGATACCTACATACATTTTATTTGCGTCGAAGTTTTGATAAAAACTATAACACTTTTGGCACCTTCGCCGTGCCTCCGTCGGCGTGACTTCTTGTTGCAGGGATGCCTAAGGAGGTGGTGCCGAAGGCAGCGCATTGCTGACATGCCTGCGACACGAGCACAACATGGCCGGCAGTGACGACCTGATTGTTTAGCGGCGACTGCCGTTAAGGGAAAATCAgaccgaagagagagaagaagagatcTCGCTCTCTCGGATGTTTTTCTTCATCTTAGTCCTTATTTACATGTTATTTGCAGAACGGTCCTTGCTTTGTTTTGCTAGACAATCCGACGTGCCAAATGCTTACAAGAAAACTCGGGACACGTCAACCCAATCGCACCTCGTCTCTAGTTTTGCACTAATTATTTCCGATTTTAAGACTTGAGGGAAGAAATGTCACCGGAAAAATGATAAGAGACCAAATGTCTACTTCTTGTAAACTTGCGGGGCGAGATGTCACCGGAAAAATGATAAGAGACCAAATGCCTACTTCTTGTAAACTTGCGGGGCGAGATGTCACCGGAAAAATGATAAGAGACCAAATGTCTACTTGCAAACTTGAGGGACGAAAAACAACATTTCATTAAATTAATGGATGTTGTTTTTTCTTTTATGGGAATGAATAGGGCAAGGAAAGGAACGTATCAATTTGGCTCAGATTATTTTAAATTACTTTATAAATGTTGGTTCTGATTCTTGTTTGTGTGGCATCGGTTGAGATTAAAAAAATCTACAGAAAATCAGTAGGGATAAAGAAGTGATGAGGAGAAAACCACGGAGGATGTCATACGAACTTATTAACTCCCTTTTAATAGTATATATAAAGATATTTATTTAATCTTTCCCAAGAGAAAACACAGGGTATTTATTCTCTGTTAACGTCCATTTAAGTTTTCCCATGAGATGACCTCAAATTTAAATCTCTTCTCTAGTTTTATACTTTAAAAAGAATGTAAGGTTCCCGCTAATCTCAAGACGATGTGTCGGCTCAGTCTGTCaaagatgctcataggggtagagagtgtgtgtgtgttcatagggatgagtgtatgtacGTATGTATGAGCATCTGCGTCTGTACTATgttcaaaagaagaagaaaatgtgaCGTTTCCGTTTCACCTTTCATCGTCTAACCTCGTGTTCCATTTCCATTTTATCTTTCATCTTTGATTTTCCACTGTTGATTTTTCCTAAAACCAACTCAATCATTCCATGATCTCATTAACTTATCAAAATAAAATAATATCTTATTTGATAAGTTAATAAGTTCTTATATCAAATAATTGTTTAATAACAAGTTGGTAGAAAAtcatggtgattgcgtacaaaaacttgctaagattgtaTGGACCAACATGATAATACATGTGTAATCACAGATCACTCTAGTAGAATATTCATTCTCATGTTGCAAGGCAGGAGCAATTATCCGTTATAAGATAATAAAtaggaaaaagtccaaaacaaaccttgaGTTGGTAGGCGAAAGCTAAATCAAACGCCGAACCctcaatccctgaaatcagcacaccaAACTCTCTAATCCCGGTCCATTTTAAACCTTGAGAGGAGTTGGCCGGTATTTGCTGAATTGGGTCGGCCCAGTAGCGCAGTCGCTCGCGCGCGCGCACTAATTagttttttctagttttctttttcAATTTTACACATGTTTTATTTTTCTCAGTACccaaaaatatatttttggtaaacttttgatattttcaaatgcattatggacattttttaaattaaatgttttcaaaacttttttgaatacatggtagtAATATTTTGCAAATACCTGTTTTACATTTTCTTAATGacaataaacattttataaaactaTACGAACACTCCTTTACATGGTTCAACATTTTAAATTTTGCACGCACTTTTTTCAAGCACACGTCACGTATATTCCGTTAAGGTCATGACACATTTTTTTTACAACACGCAAACATTTTTTTTACATTGTACAAAAAGTGTTCGCACTTTAAAATTTGGTTCAGGCTTCAGAAAAAAAATTATGTTTCAAAAAAGTGTCTGCGCTTTGAAATTTTGTTCGGGTTTAAAAAAAATGTTTACGTTTCAAAAGGTGTTGTCTTTTTCAAAGTTGTTGGTTTTataaaagtatatgaaattttcaAAAAGTGCTCGCACTTTACAAAATGTTGGAGGATTTCATAAATAGACACGTTTTCAATACTTGTTTGCCCCTAAAATTTTCAAAAAGTTTATAAATAAGGCGCGGTGCCAGGGCCCACGGTCAATGGAGCGGAGCGGGGGTGTGGTCGGGGACGCGGagccaagaaaagaaagaaagaaagaaagaaagaggctGGTGGAACCGTCCAGAAGGAATGCGAATGACCCGGGCCGAGAAATCTCCGGAACTCTCTCCCGGCTTCGGCTCCCGCGCGCACGCATAAATACCTACCTACCGCGCTGACACAACAGAGAACGaacagaggaagaagacgaagaagaagaagaagaagaagaagaagaagaagaagaatcataGCGCTCGCGCATCGCCCGCCGGCAGCTGCATATTCGCCCGCACCCACCTTCGATTTCTGCCGGCCCGGCGGTGGTTCCTCGGATCAGATCAGATCGGATCGGATCGGATCAGAGTAAGCACCCCCTGCTTCTCTCTTCACCTCCTCCctctgaatgaatgaatgaatgaatgaaatgCTAGCTAGAGTATGCCTGATCGTGCGCGCGTTGGTGTCCCCTGAATTCCTCATGGAGGTTTTTATTAGTTTGGCTTGGTTTCGTTTCAGGCATGCAAATTTAACTCACTACTACATACATCTTCAGTCGCAACAATAACTAGTATCTTGTTTCAGATGCAGCGTCAGGCTGTTATAACAACTTGTGTACCGGTAGTAAGTACATCagactagctagctagctagctttgtGATTCCTTCTCACCATTGCCTCTCACCTGAATATCTTGGGACTAATCAACTAATAAATCGAGGTTGCAAACTCTTCCATCGGCCAATTCTTGCTTGTCTGGGGAACAACATCTGAATATATGCACTGTCCCCTGTTGTTTACAAAGTCTCAAATTCTTTCATCCAACCTACCATGTCACTTGGCGCACGGGCGGGTGTTCTGCTTCTTCATATGCAGTTTCTGTGATCTTACTTCGGGGTTTTACTAGTGAGCTGTTGGCCTTTATATTGCATAAAAACATGGACCCTGTATGTTGACCATGACACTTATCTGTATTTTTCTTCAGTATTGCAGGTATCACAAGAGCAGAGTCTGATCAACAAGTCCCGGCATTTGTCCTACCAGTATATATAGAAGCTAGTAAACAATGTATCCAACAAATCACTACATGGATCCATACTCCTCATACTACAGGCATCATGCTCCCTATCCATATTACCCCCCTCCTGGCTGGGAGGCTGGGCACCAGCAGATGCCTGAACCGGACTGCTCGCCATGTCGGCCACCGTATCGCCCTTGGCCGTACAGTGCTAGCATGAATCACTCAGGCCTTCCAGAGTCCCACTCCCATAGCTGCTGCAGCCACACATACCCTCCTGGTTACTACAGTTTCAGACCCCCATTTCCCCAAGAGATTCCACCACCTCCTCCATACTACCATGGTCCATTTCCACCGCATCATCCGAACCCCTACTCGCCATCATACTTTGGCCCACTCCCACCACCTTACCCTGTTGATCAAACACCTTATAGTGGTTATGACAAGTTCAAGAGCCATTGCTGTGGGTGTCCGAACCATGTTTGCCATGGTGATGGAGGGCAGAAGAGCAACGTGAAAATCGAAGAACACATGCCTGAGAGTAACCACAAGGGTGCAGACAATAATTCCAGCATAATTCGAAACCCAAACTACCAGTACCCAGTGATGTGGTTACCGTCCGGTGACATGAAAGACAACAAGGGTAGTGGAAGAAGCTTTGAGTTTCCACCTCAGTTCTTCAGCAAGTGGTTTCCTCAGAGTGGAGAGAGGACAGAGGATGTGAAGCCAGCCGATGACAGTCAGAAGGCGAAACAACTTCAGTGGCCATTAGTTTGGATGCCACCAGGATATGGCGAGACCAAACCAGAAGCTAAAAAAGAGCCGAAGGAGATCGAGCAGAGTCCAAAGAACACGCAAGAAGATCCGCCTTCGCCGAAGATCAAGATTATTCCCCTGTCATGGTTTGGAAATGATAGTCATGATCAAAAGCCTGCCGCTAGGGAGGGCTCTGGAGAACAAAATGGAAGATCATCAGCGACGAGTCAGACTGCAGGCACGGAGCGTCGGCATGACACGACAGTGGATGGAAATTGCAAAACCGTCCCAGTTGTGCCCGAGAAACCAAACAGTGGAAATGAACCTGCTATTTCAGTTGTGCAGGAGAAACCAAACAGTGCGAATGAACCTGCTACTATTTCAGTTGTGCCGGAGAAACATGGTGTTGAGAAGAAGGTTCATACCTGCAGGACCATCCCGGTTATGGCTCAGAAAGAGAGTGATGAGAAGAAGTCCTACATGGGTGGAAACAAAGAGGAAAAGAAGGCCATCATTGTTCAGAAGGAGGGAGAAAATAAGAAAAGCAACAATGTTGAATCAACAAAGGCTAAGCCTTCAAAATTACCCCCCGTATGCTTGCGAGTGGATCCTCTGCCAAAGAAGAAATCAGGAAACACATCTTCAAGGTCATCCAACCAAGCAACCCAGAAGGTTTGTGAAAAAGTGAAGGATGTGAAAGAGGCCCATGGCAAGAACCAGGAGACAAAGCTATCAGAACATCAGAAAGAGGGTAAGATGCCGATTAAAGAGAAATCGTCTGATGAGATTGCCACAAATACAGGACCTAGGAATGTGACAGTGCTAGATGCTTCTGTGAAGCATGCGCAAGAGAAACAAGTTTCGACAAGCATGACTGATCAGAAGGTGCAACCTAGTGTCAGTGCTGAAGCGCAAGAAAATGTCAGTGCGAGGAGCTTGCAGGAGTGTGACAAAAACCGAAAGGAGGATGAGTTGAAGATCCGAAGTGAAGCTCCAAATTTAGCCTGCGAAATCAAGTTATCATCACCAGATGCCGCTGTTCGTATTCAGTCTGCATACAGAGGGTACCATGTACGAAGATGGCAACCTTTGGAGAAACTACGGAAGATCAAGAATGTACATAAACAGATGCAAGATGTGGAGAAGCAGCTGCAGGCCCTCGAAGCTTCTTCAAAGCAGCCGACGGAGAAAGAGCACATCGCTATTAATGAGACCATCATGAATTTGCTTCTGAACCTTGACACCATTCAGGTATTGCATCTTTTTAGCTTACTTTGATTTGATTCATTTTCTCGTGTGCCGAAAAATTGCACGCTAGCTAGGTACTTGGCCGTTGAATGGTGTTCGTTTTGATTCTTCATATACTTGTGCAGAACTTGCATCCAGTTGTGAGGGAGGCTAGGAAGTCTGTTGCTCGACAGCTAGTTTGTTTGCAGGAGAAGCTTGACTCTTTGTGCAAGAAACTGCCTGCTGAACCAAATCACCCTAAGAGTGAGGAAGCAAGTCTCACAGGAGTGGATGGGGAACAATTGCCTTCCTCAGTTAACTCCAACGAGTCTATGCACGATGAACTTTCATCGGAAGTTGCCTTGAAGTTGAGCCAAGATGGAGATTCTACTGAACAGAAACATCAGACGGAGGAACCAAGTACTGCAAAAGAAGAAGTGCAAGATGAAGTAAGTTAACTTTAGTTTTCAATTGTTTGGCATTCTAATATTGCAAAACCCTTCTGTTTTGAAGCGGTATATCTGACGCGCATCATGTCCAACAGGAGAAAGCTGCAGCAGCTGGTGAATGTCAAGGAGTACCACCGACGGATGTCATGCCTGATGCAGCTTCATCAGGACTTATCACTGAGAAGAAGCACCAAATTGAAGAGCCAGGCATTTTGAGGGAAGAATGTGCTGAAGAAGTAAGTTGTAGTCCTGTTTGTGTCGTCGGTCCGCATATGATACTTGTTCATCGGTTAGCAAGATGTTTTGTAGTTCACGGATTGAATGTTAACAGTGTTCATGTCAGCAGCAGAAAGATGGAGAGAAGGGTGAAGAATCATCAACGCACCACATCGAGCCATTGCATTATACACCTGCTAGGCAAAACTGCCACACTGAAGAATCAGATCAAAGGGTTTCTCGTACTACAACTGAGGATGGCAAAACTTCAATGACTACAGCATGTATGGACAGTGAATTGGCTGCTGATAATGTGAGTTTCGAATTTATTTATTTTGGAGATGGGTTTAATACCAATATTATCAATATAGAATTTTGTAACGAAAATATTAAATATTTTGTGTCTGATCGATGAAGCAGGACGGTTCGGCAGAAGGGGGTCAGGTGCAGGAATCTGCTCCCGTTGGTATCTCGTGGCTGAAACATGATGCTGCCCCTGCTGAAGACCAGTTCAAAGAACCAGGTGCTCCATCCCTTCATCTGGAGGATGAGGATTCTTCTGTGCCTTCAAAAGCTGCAGATCCACATGAAAATGATCCAGCCATTGCAGATGACTCCATAGCAATCATGACTCCAGCAGATCAACAAGAAGAGTCCGTCGATGCCGACATGCAGAAAGAAGTTGCAGAGACCATGGTTGATTCAGACAAAGAACCAAATGGAATGGGCGATGCCGGTAACATGGACTACGTTACCGGTGCAAATGCAGAGACCACAAAGCAAGAAAAAATTGGTTTGGTAGGACCAGAAGCGACAAGGCAATGTGATGTTTCTCATATGGGCGATTCAGCCCTTGTGGAGCAGCAAAATGAAGGTGGCTCTGCCATGGAAAATACTGTGAATGATGTCATTGGAGTGGAGCCTGAAGCCATTGCATTGGAAAGCAGAGTCGCTGCCATTGTAGAGGAGACTGAAGCTGTACCATTGGAAATCGATGGCAAGACCACCGAAAATACTCTGGATGATGCCGCACCATTGGAGAACAGAGACAAAATCATGGAAAATACTATGAATGTTGCAATTGGAGAGGACCCTGAAGCTGCTGTACCACTGGAAGTCGAAGGCAAGACCATTGAAAATACTCTGAATGATGCAGTTGGAGAGGAGCCTGAAGCCGTACCACTGGAAAGCAGAGTCAAGACCATGGAAAATACACTGAACGACGCAGGATGTCCGAGTAAAACGAGTGCTGAACCTGCCCTGCCTGAAAGTAGAGGCGACGGAGCACCATGTGAACACGGCGGTGCAACGGTTTACGCCAATCCTAACTCCAAGGTGCCTTCGGAGAGCCATGGTGGCGAGCAGAAGGAGCAGGATGATGATGGAGGTAAAGTAGATGTTTCTGAATCTCTAGCATGTGCAGTAGGAGCAAATTCTGCTGTACCTGCACAAGAAGCAGGCGAGCCGGAAGAAGGTGCTGCTGAAGGAGCATttccagaggaagaagaagcagcggcTACGGCCCCTGCGACTCGCGATGATGGCCTGAAGAGCAGCTACGACGGCAACAACACAGGAGTGAGCGACGAGAACCAGAAGCTCAAGGAGATGCTGCAGAAGGTGCTCGCGTCCGGGAACGACCAGATGGGGGTCATCGCGGAGCTGAGCGACAAGGTGAAGTCGCTGGAGAGGAAGCTCGCGGCGCACAAGAGGAGGAGGCCCAAGGTGAGGGTGCAGCACCGGCCGGCCAGGGACGCAACGGCCAACGACGTGCACTGAAGAACGGCCATGATTGATCTCTGAAGCTTCAGGCTATGAAGCCTCCACCAACACTGTCTGTACTTCGTATGTACTCTCTCTCTAGTTACAAAATCTCTTATACGTATTCTGGTACAGAGGTACTGCTGTGCCATGCTGCAGTGTACTGTTAGCGGTTCACATGTACAGTTTAAGAGGGTGCTTGATATATGTGTACCACCCGTGTCTTATCCTTTCAACGCCTACTCGCCTCTCTCCATGTTTCTCTGCATCTCTCGCACATATCCATCCCCGCTCGCCTGGCTCCGGCCAGTGCCGCGGTTTCTCCGGCGAGCCCACCACAGGCGAGGCATCCCCTGCTCCTCTCTTCACCTCTCTTCGACGAGGATTTTCTCCTTTTATCTTGTTGAGCTCGTCGGCCCTCTCCTTTCTTGCTCCCCAACGCCCCCCGTGTGATGGACCATGGGTCGGCGGTGGGCTAAGGAGGAAGCACGCCGGGGAGCTGCACCTGGTTGACGGGAACAGCTACAACCAGCCTCGCCCGGAGCTGCAACCGACCACGGTGGGGAGATGCAACCGGCGGACAGAGGAGCTGCGACGGGTGGGTGACCACGACCACGGGCAGTCAACGGGGTGGGTGACCGCGACCCGACAAGTGCTACAACCACGGTGACCAGATGTTCGGACCAGCGCCTAATTGTGCTACTACAGGCATTTTGATTTCATGGAACCATTGCCCAATTTTCATTTTTTGCTACCACCGTAATATGCATTTGCTGGAACCATCAACATATTTTGCTACCATCGGTGTTTTAATTTTGTTGGAATCACGCCCAAATTTTTTGTTGCTACCACCATAATATTTTTTTGCAGGAACCATCAACATTTTTTGCTACCATCGATTTATTTGGTTTTGTTGGAACAACACCAAATTTTGGCAATTTTGCTATCACAGGCCTTTTGATTTGCTGGAACGAGCTTGATTTTTTGCTACCACTGACATCTTTGATTTTTTGCTTCAACAACGTCCATTTTTTCAATTTTCGCTATCAACACTTTCTAGTTTGTTGGAAGCAGCGcatttttttttgctacaaccgctGTTTTGGATGCGAACCACGGCATCCTCGCCATTGATTCTGGAGGGGGTGAGGGGATGGGCAGCACCAGCGACGGGCGAGCGTCGGCGGCGTTTGTCAACGGCAGACGCGCGCTGCACGACATGGAGGGGCTGCTGGAGGAGGGAGCGACGGCGTCCTGTTGGAGCCAGGCAATGACCGGCGACGAGGCGGAGGCGGCCTACTGCGCTGCGTGGGGAGGGAGGGCGTGAGGCGCGACCTTCTTCGAGGTCTACAGCCGGCGGGGCGCCCGGCGGCGCGTGAAACTACTCGCAGAGAGGGAGTTTTGGGGGGATCTCACGGTGGTAGAAGACAAGGTCAACGAAGGGCGTGGGCTAGCTGGCAAAAACAGACGGTCGAGAACGCGCTAATCGTGCGGCTGCGGTGCGATCGGGCCAAATTTgtgccggcgcaccggcgcccagCAGTGCCCTTTTTTGAAGGGGTGACTGCTTTGCTCCTATGTATTCTCCCAAAATCGTCACTCCATATATTTTTAGGAAGAATGGCGATTCAGGAAGAAACTGGAGAGGGGGCGATTCTGGAAGAATCGCCTAAAAGAACCGGCCCTCAGTTTGCAGTAACTGCTGACGTTGGGCCAACAATTTTCCACCTTTAAGCCTGTTTGTAAGCTAATGTCTctctcaggttgcgacaaatggcgcactgcatgcatgtcacttgtcacaacctgagagtttttttcgtagatccatttattcaaaacgttttatctcttaaatcgtgcgtccaaatctcaaaccgttttcaccattggattgcTCGCGTCGAGAGCTTCAAATTAGATCCCACATTGACATGTTTTGACGAATTCTATTTTTTACGAAAAAACATACGAAAAACCAAAGCGGgagcacttttttttctttctgaaagagGCAAGActatgcctcttgcggaagcaaatctgtgcctctacAAGAAGTAAACCCGTGTCTCTTGCAgacaaaaaaaacacatttttttatgTTTTAGAGAAGCACGATCGTGGCTTCCGAAAAAGCAAATCCGTGCgtctcgcggaaacaaaaccgttccactcgcggaaggaaaaaacgtgttttttcctttttcgggAGGCACGACCGTGCCCCTCGCGTAAGCAAATccgtacctctcgcggaagcaaaaccgtgcctctcgtgaaaggaaaaaaagtAAACGTCTTTTTTCCCCTTAACCGAGAGgtacgaccgtgcctctcgcggaaggaaaaaaacatgttttttttttgttttccgagaggcacgactgaGCCTCTggcagaagcaaaaccgtgtctctatagaaggaaaaaaatgcatttttcgcGCTAATTTTTTCGCTCAAAAGCAAAGAAAGACCGATGAAaaacaaaaaagccaaaaaaacccATCCAAAAGCCAAAAACTAGTCCACCACTTATCCTAGCAGTTTTATGCAATGTGCGACCACCAGTGCTGCATATTTATACCCTTTGCGTCAAGCCATAGTTCGTAGATTGCATTTCATTGGCGAAGACAACCAACAAATCTGGAGGAAAGAACCCTCACGAGGACCCTTCGATGGCTACCGCACTCTGTAGGCCCACCACCACATGCAGAAGTGGTCACcactgctggaattttgtctattttgggccagcccaatagcagtttcagaaattcctaataaatcctagaggcccacgcagcccattcgtacaaggcaagaggtggaactaatggttagtcccacattgctagtttggtgAGAGTTGGACGTCCTTATAAGGAAGGatgtttccccacatgtatgagcatgagaacaagagggacattcacgcgcgctcctcctcctccgcccgcctcGCCATGACGCGCCGCGGCGCGGCGGGTTGCGGGAAGGAGCTGAGCCGATTTTGCCATGCACGACGAatatacgaaaggtcacgcgggagctgaaacctctcgcctccttctcttgcgcctataaaagggaggtcgctcctcttaGAGAAACGCAccagaacttcttcttcctctcgcc
Proteins encoded:
- the LOC123099197 gene encoding BAG family molecular chaperone regulator 6 isoform X6 — encoded protein: MYPTNHYMDPYSSYYRHHAPYPYYPPPGWEAGHQQMPEPDCSPCRPPYRPWPYSASMNHSGLPESHSHSCCSHTYPPGYYSFRPPFPQEIPPPPPYYHGPFPPHHPNPYSPSYFGPLPPPYPVDQTPYSGYDKFKSHCCGCPNHVCHGDGGQKSNVKIEEHMPESNHKGADNNSSIIRNPNYQYPVMWLPSGDMKDNKGSGRSFEFPPQFFSKWFPQSGERTEDVKPADDSQKAKQLQWPLVWMPPGYGETKPEAKKEPKEIEQSPKNTQEDPPSPKIKIIPLSWFGNDSHDQKPAAREGSGEQNGRSSATSQTAGTERRHDTTVDGNCKTVPVVPEKPNSGNEPAISVVQEKPNSANEPATISVVPEKHGVEKKVHTCRTIPVMAQKESDEKKSYMGGNKEEKKAIIVQKEGENKKSNNVESTKAKPSKLPPVCLRVDPLPKKKSGNTSSRSSNQATQKVCEKVKDVKEAHGKNQETKLSEHQKEGKMPIKEKSSDEIATNTGPRNVTVLDASVKHAQEKQVSTSMTDQKVQPSVSAEAQENVSARSLQECDKNRKEDELKIRSEAPNLACEIKLSSPDAAVRIQSAYRGYHVRRWQPLEKLRKIKNVHKQMQDVEKQLQALEASSKQPTEKEHIAINETIMNLLLNLDTIQNLHPVVREARKSVARQLVCLQEKLDSLCKKLPAEPNHPKSEEASLTGVDGEQLPSSVNSNESMHDELSSEVALKLSQDGDSTEQKHQTEEPSTAKEEVQDEEKAAAAGECQGVPPTDVMPDAASSGLITEKKHQIEEPGILREECAEEQKDGEKGEESSTHHIEPLHYTPARQNCHTEESDQRVSRTTTEDGKTSMTTACMDSELAADNDGSAEGGQVQESAPVGISWLKHDAAPAEDQFKEPGAPSLHLEDEDSSVPSKAADPHENDPAIADDSIAIMTPADQQEESVDADMQKEVAETMVDSDKEPNGMGDAGNMDYVTGANAETTKQEKIGLVGPEATRQCDVSHMGDSALVEQQNEGGSAMENTVNDVIGVEPEAIALESRVAAIVEETEAVPLEIDGKTTENTLDDAAPLENRDKIMENTMNVAIGEDPEAAVPLEVEGKTIENTLNDAVGEEPEAVPLESRVKTMENTLNDAGCPSKTSAEPALPESRGDGAPCEHGGATVYANPNSKVPSESHGGEQKEQDDDGGKVDVSESLACAVGANSAVPAQEAGEPEEGAAEGAFPEEEEAAATAPATRDDGLKSSYDGNNTGVSDENQKLKEMLQKVLASGNDQMGVIAELSDKVKSLERKLAAHKRRRPKVRVQHRPARDATANDVH